In a single window of the Mugil cephalus isolate CIBA_MC_2020 chromosome 6, CIBA_Mcephalus_1.1, whole genome shotgun sequence genome:
- the uck2a gene encoding uridine-cytidine kinase 2-A, producing the protein MAGDSETKPGDQAENDSNGRQPFLIGVAGGTASGKSSVCSKIMELLGQNEIDHHQRQVAILSQDSFYRVLTPEQKAKALKGQFNFDHPDAFDNDLIMATLWDIKEGKTVHIPVYDFVSHSRKEETVMVYPADVVLFEGILMFYSQEIRDLFQMKLFVDTDADTRLSRRVLRDISERGRDLESILAQYITFVKPAFEEFCLPTKKYADVIIPRGVDNMVAINLIVQHIQDILNGGLTKRLNGWFSGYGTTKKQPNMESSSRPH; encoded by the exons ATGGCAGGCGACAGCGAGACAAAGCCAGGTGACCAAGCCGAAAATGACAGCAATGGTCGGCAGCCGTTCCTCATCGGTGTGGCCGGAGGTACAGCCAGCGGCAAG TCTTCCGTGTGCAGCAAGATCATGGAGCTGCTGGGACAGAACGAGATCGACCACCACCAGCGGCAAGTGGCCATCCTCAGCCAGGACAGCTTCTACAGGGTCCTCACCCCCGAGCAGAAGGCCAAAGCACTCAAGGGCCAGTTTAACTTCGACCACCCAG ATGCTTTTGACAACGATCTCATAATGGCGACCCTGTGGGACATCAAGGAGGGAAAAACAGTTCACATCCCCGTTTATGACTTCGTTTCTCATTCCAG GAAGGAAGAGACTGTGATGGTGTACCCTGCCGACGTGGTGCTGTTTGAGGGAATCCTCATGTTCTATTCCCAGGAGATTCGAGACCTTTTCCAAATGAAGCTGTTTGTGGACACGGACGCCGACACTCGTCTGTCGCGTAGAG TGCTGCGGGACATAAGTGAACGTGGTCGGGACTTGGAAAGCATTCTCGCACAGTACATTACCTTTGTGAAGCCTGCGTTTGAGGAGTTTTGTCTGCCG ACGAAGAAATATGCTGACGTGATAATACCACGAGGAGTTGATAACATGG TTGCCATAAATCTCATCGTTCAGCACATCCAGGATATTCTGAACGGCGGTCTGACCAAGCGTCTGAACGGCTGGTTCAGCGGATACGGAACAACGAAAAAGCAGCCCAACATGGAGTCGAGCAGTCGGCCCCACTGA
- the aldh9a1a.1 gene encoding 4-trimethylaminobutyraldehyde dehydrogenase A, whose product MAQSILDMMPSASTGSVVVTDPLNFWGGKRVSPKQEKNAEPVFEPATGRVLCQMVPCGAEEVEEAMQSARAAYLKWRELSGTERARVMLEAARIIRERREKIAKLEVINNGKTLTEALVDIDVSWQCIEYYAGLAGTLSGQHIQLPGGTFAYTRREPLGVCVGIGAFNYPFQIAVCKSAPALACGNAMVFKPSPMTPVTAVILAEIYKEAGVPDGLFCVVQGGAETGTLLCHHPTVAKVSFTGSVPTGKKVMEMSAKGVKQVTLELGGKSPLIIFKDCELENAVKGALMGNFLTQGQVCCNATRVFVQKEIMPQFLQEVVKRTKAIPVGDPLVDGTRMGALISKPQLDKALGYVSQAKKEGAQVLCGGEPFVPSDAKLKGGYYMSPCVLDNCRDDMTCVKEEIFGPVMSVLPFDTEEEVIRRANNTTYGLASGVFTRDITRAHRVAAQLEAGTCFINNYNNSAVELPFGGYKNSGFGRENGEVTIEYYSQLKTVVVEMGNVESLF is encoded by the exons ATGGCCCAGTCTATTCTCGACATGATGCCCTCAGCCTCGACGGGGTCCGTGGTGGTCACAGACCCTCTGAACTTCTGGGGTGGTAAACGAGTCAGCCCCAAGCAGGAGAAAAACGCAGAGCCCGTCTTTGAACCTGCGACTG GTCGGGTTTTGTGCCAGATGGTACCCTGTGGTgccgaggaggtggaggaggccaTGCAGAGCGCTCGTGCTGCCTACCTCAAATGGAGAGAGTTGTCTGGGACGGAGAGGGCTAGGGTGATGCTGGAGGCCGCCCGCATTATCAGG GAACGAAGGGAGAAGATTGCAAAGTTAGAAGTGATCAACAATGGCAAAACCCTCACTGAAGCCCTGGTGGATATTGATGTTTCCTGGCAGTGCATTGAGTATTATGCTGGCCTGGCTGGTACGCTTTCAG GCCAGCACATCCAGCTTCCCGGTGGAACGTTTGCATACACCAGGAGGGAGcctcttggtgtgtgtgtggggatcGGTGCATTTAACTACCCCTTCCAGATTGCAGTGTGCAAGTCTGCTCCTGCTCTGGCGTGTG GTAATGCCATGGTATTCAAACCCTCTCCAATGACTCCTGTGACTGCTGTCATCCTGGCTGAGATCTACAAAGAGGCAGGGGTACCCGATGGGCTCTTCTGTGTGGTCCAAGGAGGAGCAGAGACTGGCACCTTGCTCTGCCATCACCCGACCGTAGCTAAAGTCTCCTTCACTGGCAGCGTTCCAACAGGCAAAAAG GTCATGGAAATGTCAGCAAAGGGGGTGAAGCAGGTGACTCTGGAGCTCGGGGGAAAATCTCCACTCATCATCTTCAAAGACTGTGAGCTGGAGAACGCGGTGAAGGGAGCACTCATGGGAAACTTCCTGACACAGGGACAG GTCTGCTGTAATGCAACCAGAGTGTTCGTGCAAAAGGAAATCATGCCGCAGTTCCTACAGGAGGTTGTCAAGAGGACCAAGGCCATCCCTGTTGGTGACCCCCTGGTCGATGGCACACGAATGGGTGCTCTGATCAGCAAACCACAACTGGACAAAGCGCTGGGCTATGTCAGCCAGGCCAAGAAAGAG GGGGCCCAAGTGCTTTGTGGTGGAGAGCCCTTTGTCCCTAGTGATGCCAAATTGAAAGGAGGGTATTATATGTCACCCTGTGTACTTG ATAACTGCAGAGACGACATGACATGTGTGAAGGAGGAGATTTTTGGTCCAGTCATGTCCGTCCTGCCTTTcgacacagaggaggaagtgaTCCGCAGGGCCAACAACACCACATATGGATTGGCCTCAGGAGTTTTTACCAG GGACATTACTCGGGCCCATCGTGTTGCTGCACAGCTGGAGGCAGGGACCTGCTTTATCaataactacaacaacagtGCTGTAGAACTACCATTTGGTGGATACAAGAATTCAG GCTTTGGCCGAGAGAATGGCGAGGTGACAATCGAGTACTACTCCCAGCTGAAGACCGTGGTCGTAGAAATGGGCAATGTGGAGAGCCTTTTTTAA
- the tmco1 gene encoding calcium load-activated calcium channel — MSTMFADTILIVFISVCTALLAEGITWVLVYRTEKYKRLKAEVEKQSKKLEKKKETITESAGRQQKKKIERQEEKLKNNNRDLSMVRMKSMFAIGFCFTALMGMFNSIFDGRVVAKLPFVPLSYIQGLSHRNLLGEDYTDCSFIFLYILCTMSIRQNIQKMLGLAPSRAATKQAGGFLGPPPQAAKFS, encoded by the exons ATGAGCACCATGTTCGCAGACACTATCCTAATCGTGTTCATCTCTGTTTGTACGGCGCTGTTAGCCGAAG GGATTACTTGGGTTTTAGTGTACCGCACTGAGAAGTACAAGAGGTTAAAGgcagaagtggaaaaacaaagcaaaaaac ttgaaaagaaaaaggaaaccaTCACCGAATCAGCCGGACgccaacagaagaagaagattg AGAGGCaagaagagaaactgaagaacaacaacagagaccTGTCTATG gTGCGCATGAAATCCATGTTCGCCATTGGCTTCTGCTTCACAGCTTTGATGGGCATGTTCAACTCAAT CTTTGATGGAAGGGTTGTGGCCAAACTGCCGTTCGTACCGCTGTCCTACATCCAGGGACTGTCACACCGCAACCTGCTGGGCGAGGATTACACTGACTGCTCCTTCATTTTCCTCTATATCCTCTGCACCATGTCCATAAGACAG AATATCCAGAAAATGCTCGGCCTCGCTCCCTCCAGAGCTGCGACGAAACAGGCTGGTGGCTTCCTGGGACCACCTCCCCAGGCGGCTAAGTTTTCCTAA
- the med8 gene encoding mediator of RNA polymerase II transcription subunit 8 isoform X2, whose amino-acid sequence MQQREEKQLEASVESLISRVAHVKNALHSFIYKLENEYERLTWPSVLDNFALLSGQLNTINKLLKNEKTPSFRNQVIIPLLLSPDRDEDLAKLTEQRVPVFSHEIVPDYLRTKPDPEVEEQEKQLSTEAARIGPEVAQKQIQALNKLCSNLLEKLNNPREDREADSSGVRQNKPSFNPADTNALVGAVAFGKGLSKCRPSGPLAPGHPGQGPMMSGGPTLQQVTIGGGSNQQAGMGGPVAQQQQGQPGKMPSSIKTNIKSASGSMHPYNR is encoded by the exons ATGCAG cagcgagaggagaagcagctggaagcGTCGGTGGAGTCGCTCATCTCCCGGGTTGCTCATGTCAAAAACGCTCtccacagttttatttataaattggAAAACGAATACGAACGTCTAACGTG GCCGTCTGTGTTGGACAACTTTGCACTTCTGTCTGGCCAGCTGAATACTATCAATAAACTCCTCAAGAACGAGAAGACGCCGTCCTTTCGTAACCAGGTTATAATCCCACTGCTCCTGTCTCCGGACAGGGACGAGGATTTAGCT AAACTCACAGAGCAGCGCGTCCCGGTGTTCAGCCATGAAATCGTACCAGACTACTTGCGGACGAAACCTGAtccggaggtggaggagcaggagaaacagctgAGTACAGAGGCAGCGCGTATTGGCCCAGAGGTTGCACAG AAACAGATCCAGGCGTTGAATAAGTTGTGTTCTAATCTGCTGGAGAAGCTCAACAACCCTCGTGAAGACAGAGAAGCAGACAGTTCAG gaGTGCGACAGAACAAACCATCGTTCAACCCGGCTGACACCAACGCATTGGTTGGAGCTGTTGCGTTTGGAAAGGGGCTTTCCAAATGTAGGCCCTCAGGCCCTCTGGCTCCTGGACACCCGGGTCAGGGTCCCATGATGAGCGGCGGTCCAACCTTGCAGCAGGTCACCATTGGTGGTGGTTCAAACCAGCAAGCAGGTATGGGAGGACCCGTCGCTCAGCAGCAGCAAGGACAGCCAG GTAAAATGCCGAGCAGCATCAAGACTAACATCAAATCTGCATCTGGTTCGATGCATCCATACAACCGATGA
- the med8 gene encoding mediator of RNA polymerase II transcription subunit 8 isoform X1: MQQREEKQLEASVESLISRVAHVKNALHSFIYKLENEYERLTWPSVLDNFALLSGQLNTINKLLKNEKTPSFRNQVIIPLLLSPDRDEDLAKLTEQRVPVFSHEIVPDYLRTKPDPEVEEQEKQLSTEAARIGPEVAQKQIQALNKLCSNLLEKLNNPREDREADSSGVRQNKPSFNPADTNALVGAVAFGKGLSKCRPSGPLAPGHPGQGPMMSGGPTLQQVTIGGGSNQQAGMGGPVAQQQQGQPGRRPGDLGKMPSSIKTNIKSASGSMHPYNR; the protein is encoded by the exons ATGCAG cagcgagaggagaagcagctggaagcGTCGGTGGAGTCGCTCATCTCCCGGGTTGCTCATGTCAAAAACGCTCtccacagttttatttataaattggAAAACGAATACGAACGTCTAACGTG GCCGTCTGTGTTGGACAACTTTGCACTTCTGTCTGGCCAGCTGAATACTATCAATAAACTCCTCAAGAACGAGAAGACGCCGTCCTTTCGTAACCAGGTTATAATCCCACTGCTCCTGTCTCCGGACAGGGACGAGGATTTAGCT AAACTCACAGAGCAGCGCGTCCCGGTGTTCAGCCATGAAATCGTACCAGACTACTTGCGGACGAAACCTGAtccggaggtggaggagcaggagaaacagctgAGTACAGAGGCAGCGCGTATTGGCCCAGAGGTTGCACAG AAACAGATCCAGGCGTTGAATAAGTTGTGTTCTAATCTGCTGGAGAAGCTCAACAACCCTCGTGAAGACAGAGAAGCAGACAGTTCAG gaGTGCGACAGAACAAACCATCGTTCAACCCGGCTGACACCAACGCATTGGTTGGAGCTGTTGCGTTTGGAAAGGGGCTTTCCAAATGTAGGCCCTCAGGCCCTCTGGCTCCTGGACACCCGGGTCAGGGTCCCATGATGAGCGGCGGTCCAACCTTGCAGCAGGTCACCATTGGTGGTGGTTCAAACCAGCAAGCAGGTATGGGAGGACCCGTCGCTCAGCAGCAGCAAGGACAGCCAGGTAGGCGACCTGGAGACCTGG GTAAAATGCCGAGCAGCATCAAGACTAACATCAAATCTGCATCTGGTTCGATGCATCCATACAACCGATGA